GGTCGCTGTCCTGGCGCTCACGATCGGTTCGGGGGCCGTCTTCGGAGCGCTGGTCACCGTTCCGGGACGTGTCGTTCTCGCCCCCGTTGCGGGTGTCGCCCTGCTGGGCGGGGCTTTGGGGGGTTGGGTTCTGTTGAGAGGGGGACTGACTGGTTGGGCTCTGGTCCGGCGACGGTGTCGTGGGGGCGGTCGGGGTTGAGGGTGGCGGGGTACTGGGGGACACCGGGGAACCAGCAGAAGGAGCCTGGTTCGGTGAGGTCGGTGAGGTCGGTGAGGTCGGTGAGGTCGGTGAGGTCGGGCCTGAAGGTCCGTTGCTTTGGCTACTGAAGTCGAAGTCCAGGTCCCCGACGATGTCGTCAAAGCGCTCGTTCAGGGATGGGCCGCCAGGACCATTCGTAGCTCCCGGTGAGGGTCCTTCACCGAAACCGGATGCGTTCTGATCCCATACGGATTCCCCGTACTTGAGACTCTGATCACTGCCAGGTGTGCCATCCAGCCCAAAGATGCTGCGCACGCTACGGGCGATGCCGCCGACACCGAGGGTTGCCACGTTCACCGAGGTGACGCCAGCGGTAGTGCCCGGATTGGTGTTGCGGTGGGACCATCCGGTGAAGCCCTCGAATATGTCGCCCCAGGCAGTTCCGGCGTTGCTCTTGGCCTCTTCCTTATCCCAACCCCAGTAGTCCTCCCCTCCAGTGGGGCTCAACAGCCACCCGCCCGGGCCGTGCAGCCCCACCAGGGCCAGGGCTCCCTCGGCACCTTCCAACAAGAACTCGCCCTGGTTCTTCACCCTGATGATCGGGTTGAGTGTCCACCCGCTGTTCGGGCTCCAGTGACCGGTCGCGGCAACAGCTGTGACGCCGGTGCCCCAGATGATGTCCACAAAGAGGGTTTCCATGGAAGCGGTGCTGTAGTCCAGAGCCCAGTCGAGGGGCCACGGTCGGTCGCCGTTCTTGGCCCACTCCCAGCTGTCGACACCGCCGCGTTTGACGAGGCCCCAAAGGTCGGTGGGAAGCTGACCAGCGTCGCTGGCCAGGCCGTAGGGGATCTTTCCATTGGCTTCAGTGGCCTGGTCCGGCGGCGCGTACTCGGGCCCTCCACACACAGCTGCGATCGCGTTAGCACAATCGATCTCTGCCTGGTTGTAAGTAGACCAGGCCTGATTAACATTCCTTGCGATCTCGGAGTTCTTTAAAAGGGATTCGTGGTCAGCTTTGCCCACAGCCTGGAGAACCCACCACACGTCGCTGTCTGTGAACTGAGAAACGAACTCCCTGGCCTCGGTGCGCAGACTCGACAAGGTGCTCTTGGCGATGGTGACAGCCGCGGCGTAATCTTCCAAGGCGTCGGCGACCACCAGCAGGTCGCTTTCGACCTCCTCGCTCCATTCCACTGCCTTATCCATGGCAGCGAAGAGGGTCTCTTCCTCCGGGGCCTTGTAGTGAGCTGACAGAAGCAGCCAAGAGTTCCTTGCGTCTTCGGTATCGTTGTTGATCTGATTTCCGCCGGACCGAATGCGAACGGCCGCAGCGGAGATGTGGGTCTCATCAGCCAGAGGGTAGGGGATCTGTTCTGGTTTGATCAGGTCGAGCATAAGCTCGCTGACCCCATCCTGGGTTTTGGTTAAATTCCCGCCTCCAGGCATTACCCAGCCTCTTCCTCTAGTCCAAGGTTCTCGATGTTGCCCGCAGTTTTTTGAGACTCCAATGCCATCTCCTGGTCACCGTCGATGTAGAGTTGGGTCGCCTCGCCCGCAGCGGTCACACAGGACAGTCCATGCAGGAAAATATTGCTGGTCTGCGTCTGGACCTGATTCATGAAGCGCATCAGCTCAACTTCGACCAGTGCGCTCTTCGCCGTCATCAGTGCCCGATCCAGCTGATCATCGACCCGGCCAGCGCTTTCGGAGAGACCGCCGCCTTCCTCTCCAGCACCGAGATCGGTTTGGACATTGGTCAAGGCGATCGAGATCCCCACGGGATCGATATCCCAACTGCTCATGACTGATCCCTTTCAGGGCTGGCGCGAAACCGATGAGGATGGAACTCGGCCGGCTCCGCGGACTGTTCGTCGGAGAGGTTGGTCGCGGTGGCTTCGGTCATGCTCAGTTCGGCTGCACGGGCTTGGAGGGAACCAATAACGGCACGCGTTCTGGAGACAGCCCTGTTAACACGCTTTTCTCGTCCTAGCGAACCGCTGTATCCCGGAGAGGGTCTTGGTGTCTGCGGCGGCAGTCCATCCCGGTTTTCCACACTTTCCTCATCGCAGCTCTCCCCGCTGGAGAAAGGGGGGTTCTTTTCTCCAGCGGAGGGCCTAGTCGACTCGAACTTCATGTCTTCCTTTCCCGTTGGTGCAGAGACAGCCACATGCGAAACCATTGGGCATGGTGAGCGTGGTAAAGAACCTCAGAGGGCAGACTAACTGTGTGATGCATGAAGCGGTTGCTTGGTTTTCTCGTCTATTGAAGAAGCGTTCAGTGACGAGTCGCCGAAGCCAGGTGGGTTTCCTGTGCTCTGATCAGCTGATGCGCGCGGTTCTGGTCCCGTGTGTCTGTCACAACCGGGTACCAGGCCGCACTCTTGTCTTCATGGCCGACGAAGGTCGCCTTAATCGGACCGGCCCGTGCCTGGTCCACACCCATCCGTTCCAGCCGCTCAGGCCCCACGGCGATACCAACGGGGACAACCGTTCCCTGCCAGCGAGGTTCGTAAGTGAGGTCAGCGCGCCCCCGAAACCGGCTCACCCGAAATCCGTCCAGAAGCCCTTCCGCTGCCAGTTCTGACACCAGCTCGGGGAGTACCTCAAAGGGGACGTCCTCTTCGTCTTGGAAGCCGATGGCCATGGTCATCCGCTCGGTGACCCGCAGCCTGTCCCAGCGGTAACTGAGGCTGCCTCCGAACTGACGAGTCGCCTCCTGAGAGCCGCTGAAGTGAAGCAACAAGGGCTTGGGGCCCTGGTGCAGGACGGATAGGCGTATCAATTCGGGGTTCCAGGCGTACAGCGCGGGTTCGTGTGGACCCCACCCCGAGGGCGGGTGTCCCGTGAGGGTCTCGGCTACCGTGCGCGCAGCCCAGCCCAGCTTGGGGGCGGAGGCTTCGCGGTGTGTTACGGCCAGGTCCAGGAGCAGCTGTGTCCCCAGGGGATCGTCGTCCAGGAAGCCGGGAACCGCTTCGGGGGGTCCGTCCCCTTTGGCGGCCTTCACGTTGCCTTCGCCGTCCGTGGTCACCTGGAAAGGGGCAAAACCGTGCTCCTCGTGCCAGGTGAGCGGCAACCCGGTGACACCGTCGAAGTGTCCATCGCCATCGTCCTGAACCACCCACCGTCCCCTGGGGCCGGTCAGGAAGGTGCGCAGGCCATGGGTGAGCCGCGCTGAGGCAGGGGTGACCACCTGAACGATCCGGTTCTCGGCCTGGGTGGCAATCGAGTCGGTGATCCAGGAGGACAGCGGTACCACCCTGCGGTCCTGGGCGATCAGGAGCGCATGTTCCCTACGGCGTTCGAGCGCGGGGTGCCGGGTGCCCTCCTCCGGTCTGAACTCCTCCCACAGTCCGAAGTCTGCGTTTCCGGAGGTCCACACCTGCCCCCCGAGCCGCAGGGCAAGACTGTCAACCAATTGGTGTGCCGTGTGCCGCCCCGATTCGTCCGGGCGTGCGCGGACCTCGACCCACCAACACGGCAGGGTAAGTCCCGCCAGCATGTCGTCGCTGAGCAGCCGGACGATCTCGTCCGTGCTATCGACCACCTGTCCTGGCTCGATCGCGGCCAAGTGCACCCCATCGGCGTCAAGCACTTCCAGGACACCGCTGTGGTCGTGCTCGCGCAGCAGCAGGTTCGGATCGAGCCCGCTCAGCACCGTAGCGAATGCTTGTGTGTCGGGCTCGCTCGTCACCAGAGCGACGGCATCGTAGGTCACAGACATCTCCAGGGGGTTGGGGCGGCCGAACTGTCTGATACCAGAGAAAGTCGTTTTGTATCGGAAATGCTAGCTAAAAGGTGATCAAACTGTCACTCTGGGTTTCTGGCCAGATCAGGCCACCCAGGCACCGCGGAAGCGGACGCGGGTGGCTCCAAACGATCTGGTTCTCGGTGGGTTCGTAGCTTCAGGGCTGGTCGCGCAGGGCGGTCTGGATCAGGTGCGGCGTTCTGCCCCGGGGCATCCAGCGGCCTCGGCCCGGGGGCAGGGGTGAGGCGTACACGCGGGGAAAGATCTGGCCCTCGCCGCGGTCACCCGACATCAGGAGAGCGCTGCTTCCCACCTCGCGCATGGACTGGAGCAGGGGGTCGTACATGCCCCGGCTGGCCCCCGCCACGCGGCGGGCGATCACGATGTGCAGACCGATGTCGGGTCCGTTGGAGATGTACGGAACGAACGGGGACAGTGGTTTCTGGCCCGCCGTGGTGAGGACGTCGTAGTCGTCGGCGATCACGACGACACGCGGCCCGGAGAACGAGCCGGGCTCGGTGGAGTCGGCGTCGCCGTCCTGGGGCATGCGGTTCTCCAGTTCGCTGGCCACGCCCTTGGCGAGTCCGCTGCACACCTTCGCGTTGGTGGCGTAGCCGCCCACGTAGTCCTTGGGGACGAGGTCGCGCAGGCTGCGCCGCGGGTCCATGATCGCGAACACGATCTCCCCGGGGGCGTAGCGTTCCACGAGGCCTTCGGCGATCATCCGCAGCAGGTTGGTCTTGCCGGACTCGCCGTCGCCCAGGATCAGCAGGTTGTGGTCCTTCTCCGGCAGGTCCAGCTCGACCGGTCGGAGCGCGCGCTCGTCCAGGCCGATCGGCACGGTCCTGGGCGTCTCCTCCTTGCCCGGGAGGGTGCGCACCGACAACAGGTGGGGCAGGACCCGCACCTCGGGTGCGCGGGGGCCCTTCCACGACCGGTCGATCGCGCGCACGGCCTGCTCGACCGCTTCACCGATGTCGTCGGCGTCGGCCACCCCGTCGAACCGGGGCAGGGCGGTTTGCGCGAACAGCTTCGAGCTGGTCAGGGCGCGCCCGAAGGCGCCCTCCTTGATGGTCTCGGCGAGTTTGCGCTCGATGGAGGAGTCCGTCGGGCTGTTGAGGTGCAGTTCCACCTTCTGGCCGAAGTTCGACTGTGCGGCCATCCGGACGTCGTTCCAGCGGAGCATGGCGCCCACGACGTGGATGCCGTACCCGCCGCCGCGCTGCAGCAGTTCGTTGACGATCGTCTCGACGTCCTCGAAGTCCTTGCGCAGGGCGCCGTAGCCGTCCACGCACAGGACGATGTCGGCGCTGGCCAGCTCGGGGACCTCGCCGCGGGCGTGGCGGCGTCGGAGCTGTTCGATGGAGTCGATGCCGCGTTCGCGGAACACCTCCTCGCGGTGTTCGAGCATCCCGCGGATCTCCTCCATGGTGCGCCGGACGCGTTCGAGGTCGGTGCGTACCGCCACCCCGCCCACGTGCGGGAGCCCGGAGAGCGCCTGGAGTCCGCCGCCGAGCATGTCCAGGCAGTACACGGACACCTGCTCGGGGGTGTGGGTGAGCGCCAGGGACATCACCAGGGTGCGCATGAGGGTGGTCTTACCGCTCTGCGGACCGCCGATGACGGCGACGTGCCCGCCGGAGGCGGTCAGGTCCAGCAGCCACTCGCCCTGCCACTGCCGGGTGGCGTCGTCCAGGATCCCGATCGGGACGTGCAGCGCGGGGCGCTCCCCGGGCAGGCTCAGCCCGTGCTCGGTCTCCTCGGGAGCGCCCGCGACCGCGTCCAGGGTGGTGGCGTCGGGCAGCGGCGGCAGCCAGACCGCCCGGGTGGGCTCGCCGTGGCGGCCGAGCTGGTTGACCAGCACGTCCAGCAGGGTCGGGCCGGTGGTCCGGGAAGGCATGTTGGAGCCCTCGTCGGGCTTGGGCTTCTCTTCTTCTTCCGGAGGCGGGTTGTAGGCGGTGTACAGCCGGGGCGAGGGGGTCTGGCCCTCGTCCTCCTCCTCTTCCTCGACCACCGGGCCGCGGTAGGCGCCTGACACGTACCCGGCCTTGAACCGCTGGTAGACGGTGGTGTCCACCTTCAGGTAGCCGAATCCGGGCAGGGAGGGCAGGTGGAAGGCGTCCGGGGTGTTGAGGACGGTCCGGCTCTCCTCCTCGGAAAAGGTGCGCAGACCCAGCCGGTACGACAGGTAGGTGTCCAGGCCGCGCAGTTTGCCGCCCTCGATGCGCTGACTGGACAGCAGCAGGTGCACGCCGATGCTGCGCCCGATGCGGCCGATGGACAGGAACAGCTCGATGAAGTCGGGCCGGGCGGTGAGGAGCTCGCCGAACTCGTCGATGATGACCAGCAGGTGCGGCATCGGGGGCAGACCCGGGTCCTTCTCCCGTTTGTGCGTGTAGTCGCCGATGTTGGGGACGTTGCCCGCGTCGCGCAGCATCTGCTGGCGGCGCTGCACCTCGCCGGACAGGCTCGCGTGGACGCGCTCGATGAGGGCGGCGTCGTCCTCCAGGTTGGTGATCATCCCGGCCACGTGCGGCATGTCCTCGAACGGGGCGAAGGTCGCGCCGCCCTTGTAGTCGACCAGCACCATGCTGACCCGCTCGGGCGAGTGGGAGGCGGCCAGGGCCAGCACCAGGGTCCGGAGCATCTCGCTCTTGCCTGAGCCGGTGGCGCCCACGCACAGGCCGTGCGGTCCCATACCCAGCTGGGCGGACTCCTTCAGGTCCAGCACGAGCGGCTGACCCATCTCGTCCACACCGATCGGCACCCGCAGGAAAGCGCGCTCGCTGCGCGGGGCCCACAGCCGCTGGACGTCCATGTTCCCGGGGTCGCGTACGCCCATCATCGCGGGAAAGTCGACGCGCCCGCCCTCCTGGGCGGTCTCCTCGATGGACTCGGGGGACAGCCGCAGCGGGGCGAGCATCCGGGCCAGGCCGGTGAGGGTGGCGGGGGAGACGTCGTCCAGGGTCCCGGAGGTGATCACGGGGTCGGTGGGCCGCAGGTCCTCGACCACGACCTCGTCGCCCTTGACGGTGACGCGGAGGTCGACGTCGCTGGGCTCGTCGATCTGCCTGGAGACCAGGTGCAGCACGGTGACGCCGAGGGCGGCGGGGGCGACGGTGTGGTCGGGGCGGACCAGCTCGGTGGCGACCTCGCCGTGGGTGTCGTGGATGACGAGCAGGCGGCGCAGCATCTGGTAGGCCTCGCGGCGGCCCATGCCGCGGCGGACCTCGGAGGCGAAGTCGCTGCGGGAGCGGAGTTCGTCGGAGAGCAGTACACCGAGATCGCGGGGGGTGGGGGCGATCAGCCGGGCCGCGACGCCCGCCTCGCGGCGCTGGGGGTCCAGGACCTGGGGGAACCAGAGCAGCCAGGACCAGTCGTCGGCGTTCTCCTCGGGGTAGGCCACGGCGAGCCCGGCGTCCTCGGGGGCGTGGAACACCCCGAACTGGGCGATGAGGGCGCGCACCAGGCGCATGGCGTCCTCGCGTTCGCCGACCACGCTGATGTTGCCGGTCATGTCCAGCGGCAGGGTGAACGGCATGTCCGGGATGTTCTCGAAGCGCCGGATCACGGTCTCGGCCTCGGACTGCATGAACGGGTCGGTGGGGGTGAGGGCGGTGCCCTGTTCAGCGAGGTGGAGGGGACGCCCCGGGGCCATGCCGGTGCCGACGCGGACCCGGAGGAAGTCGGTGTGCCTGCGGCGGCGCTCCCAGAGGCGCCTGGGGTCGCGCAGGACGTCGTAGAGGGCTTCGGGCGGGGGGTCGATGAGGCGCGCGTGCGCGCGGGTTCCGTGTTCCCAGCCGCTGAGGGTCTCGCGCAGCTCCTCCAGGTACTGGAGGTAGAGCTCGCGCTGGTTGCGCCGCTGCCGGCCGACCTGGCCGCGCCGGGAGAACAGCATGAGCACGGCGCCGAGCAGCGCCACACAGAGCATGACCGCGCCCAGGGCCATGAAGGCCGGGTTGCGCATGACCATCATGATCGACAGCGACGCCATCATGCCCACCAGCGGCAGGACGGTCATCAGCGGGTTTCCCTGCGACTTCCCGTCGGGGAGGGTGGGCGGGGCCTCCACCTCCCGCGGCTCCTGTTCGGGGGCCGGGTGTGTGGTGCGTGTCGGCCGGTGTACGACCCGGAGGGCCATCGGCGTTCCTCTCGATTCAGGGGAAGCAGGGGGAACACAAGGTCGGTCAGGAGCGACAGAAACCCTACCGAAGCAGCCTTCGGTGACGTTTCCGGCATCTCGTGTGGTGGGTGGTCCGGTGGGCCGCCCGTCGGGCTGGTTCGCCTGTGCCCCGGGGTCATGGATGGGAGTGGTGGAGCCCCGGCTTCGGGCGGCGGTTCAACCAGACTGTTATGTGATTTAGGCAACACACTGCGTGGCTCTCATGTGCCCGGGGATGAGTGATGCCTTGGTTTCAAAACGTGTTCGCGCAGGTCGGTGCCGCTTTTATGTGTTCGTGGTGGTGCTCGTACGCTTTCGATTCATGAGGGGACGGGCCTGTGTTCCCGTCGGACCTCTGTGGTGGATTATGAGAACCGAGACTGCCCAGGGCGCGTCTTCCTGGGGGTCACACCGCCCCGTGACGAGTCCGTGACGGGGTCGTGGAGGGCGTGTCAGATTCCAGAGGAAAGGGTGTAGTGATGTCCGGACAGCGTATTGACGTCAACTTTGACTCAGCCAACGATCTGATCATGACCACCGAGCAGGCCTTTCAGGAGCTCGGTACGCAGGTCGAAAAGCTCATGACCGCGGCGGAGCCGATGAAGAAATCCTTCTCCGGTTCCTCCGAACAGGAATTCACCAAACTCCAGGAGCGGGCCACCGCGGTCGCGGACGAGCTCAACCGCGGTCTCTTCCGGATGAACGAGGGGCAGGGTGAGTTCGCCAAGGTGATCTTGGCCGGTGACACGGAAATGGCTGACGAGGCTCGGTCCCAGATGAGCGCGGCCAACTTCGACGCTGCCAAGTTCCGCTAGCGCCCGGATCCGAACGACTCCGGTGCCTAATGTCCGGTCTGAGAGTCCAGGCAGAGGTCATCTCTGAGTTCCCCCAAACAGACCACCCCCGAAGGAGTAGTGCGATGAGTTCAGAAGTAGTCTACGATGCTGCGCTTTCCCAAGAGGTGCAGGCCACCCTTTTTCAGGTCTCCAGTGACGTTGAGTCCCTCATCGCCCAGCGCGGTGTGGATGTCACCGCAGCCATGCAGAATATCAATGCCGGTGAGGCTACCGATACTTACTCGGAAAAGGAATTGGACTGGGCCAGGGCTGCAGAAGAGGTCAGGGGGATCATCAAGAGCGTCGAGAAAACGCTCGTGGAATACGACTCAATCGCGAATAAAACCCTGGCCGACGCGAGCGACGTCGTGCACAATATCTGATCCGCGTTCGGTTGGAAAAGGGAGAATTGACGAGGGGCACCGATGGGCCGCGACTACGATAACCAACTGCTCGAATCCGTCGCGGTCCGTCGGCAGCGCCTGCGTGAAGCGGTGCTGTTCGGCGGAAAGCGCACCAAGCGCCGCTTGGACGAGAACCTCGGCAAGATCACGATCAGCGCCTGCCTGGCCGCGGTCGCCTGCGCCGGGACGGTCGGCTGGTCCTTCGTCAGCAACACCATCAGCAACCAACGCCTGGAACGTGAGCAGGCCGCGACGGGGCCGGTGGAGAACGCCATCCCGCCGACCCCCGGGGACTGGGTCGGCGAAGAGGTCGGGTTCACCATGCTGGTCGACGAGCTGGAGCGGGCCGACGTGCCCGAGGACCTCTACGTCCTGCCCGGTGAACCCCGCCCCGACCCAGGCACCGTCAGCAGCTACTACCTCGTCACCCGGGACGAGGAGGGCTATCTGTCCCTGTTCGTCATGGACTTCGACCAGGGGCGCCCCGTCATGGACTTCTACGGTGAGGACGAGGCCGCACGCTGGCTCTTCCGGGAACTGGCCACCACCGAGGACGAACCGCGCACGCTCAGCTCGGCGGACGAAGGCGCCGCGGAGGAGGCCTCGGCGGAGCTCATCGAGGAGGTCCACGGTGGCCTGGAGCAGCGTAACGCCGAGTCCTACCTGCACACTCTCGTGCCTGGGGACACCCTGGACGCCTTCGGCCCCGAGAGCGGCAGGTACCTCTTCCCCGACGGAGTGCCCTTCGCCGAACGCGGCCTGCCGGACTACGTACGCACCGGCGCCGAGGACGAGGACCTCTACCACCGCTACCGTGTCGTACACCCGTTCCAGGTGACCGCCACCACCGCTCCCGCGGAGGGCGACAACCCCGGCGGCGGGATCCGTTTCACCCTCGACACCGCCGGGTTCGCCGAAGTACCGCCAGCGCCCACCCTGCGCTGGTTGATCGGTCAGGGATACGTCGAGCGCGTCTCGGTCGACACCATCCCCGACTGACCCGTACACCTTTCGACCAACCAGCGCCCACGACCGCCCCATGCCCCCGGTGCCGCACCCGCCCCGGGAGGGAGACCACGGTGCACCGCGCAGCCGCGCAGATTGGAAGATCATGACCGCTTGGAGCCGTGTCACGCTCGTCGGCGAGGAGCGCAGGGTTGACGCGGTACTCCCCGCGGACGAGCCGGTGGGCGCTCTCATGCCGGAGGTCCTGGACCTGCTCGGCGACCAACCCGAGAATCCGGCCCGGCTACGTCACCTGGTGACGGCCTCCGGCACGGTCCTGGCGGGGGAGAGCACCCTGGAGGAGCGCCAGGTCCAGGACGGCGCCGTGCTGCGACTGGTCAGGGACGAGGATCCGGTTCCCGCGCCCGTGGTACACGAAGTGCCCGAAGCGGTGTCACAGGCGTTGGACGAGCACTGGGGGCGGTGGACCCCGGAATCAGCACGGTGGAGCGCCACGTTCGCGCTGGTCGCCCTCGCCCTGGGAACGGCCTGGCTGATCCACGGCCACACGTCCGCGACCACCGGACTGGCCGTGATCGGGGTGATCGCCGGTGCGCTCGTGACAGTCGGGGCCGTGGTGGGCCCGACCTGGCGCGAGCCCCTGGGCACCGCGTTGTCGATCAGCGGCGCGGCGGTCGGAGTTTTCGCGCTCTGGTTGGGCAGTGATCACTTCGGCTGGCCGGAGTGGGTTCTGTGGGGCGGGAT
This DNA window, taken from Nocardiopsis exhalans, encodes the following:
- a CDS encoding DUF6177 family protein, which translates into the protein MTYDAVALVTSEPDTQAFATVLSGLDPNLLLREHDHSGVLEVLDADGVHLAAIEPGQVVDSTDEIVRLLSDDMLAGLTLPCWWVEVRARPDESGRHTAHQLVDSLALRLGGQVWTSGNADFGLWEEFRPEEGTRHPALERRREHALLIAQDRRVVPLSSWITDSIATQAENRIVQVVTPASARLTHGLRTFLTGPRGRWVVQDDGDGHFDGVTGLPLTWHEEHGFAPFQVTTDGEGNVKAAKGDGPPEAVPGFLDDDPLGTQLLLDLAVTHREASAPKLGWAARTVAETLTGHPPSGWGPHEPALYAWNPELIRLSVLHQGPKPLLLHFSGSQEATRQFGGSLSYRWDRLRVTERMTMAIGFQDEEDVPFEVLPELVSELAAEGLLDGFRVSRFRGRADLTYEPRWQGTVVPVGIAVGPERLERMGVDQARAGPIKATFVGHEDKSAAWYPVVTDTRDQNRAHQLIRAQETHLASATRH
- the eccCa gene encoding type VII secretion protein EccCa codes for the protein MALRVVHRPTRTTHPAPEQEPREVEAPPTLPDGKSQGNPLMTVLPLVGMMASLSIMMVMRNPAFMALGAVMLCVALLGAVLMLFSRRGQVGRQRRNQRELYLQYLEELRETLSGWEHGTRAHARLIDPPPEALYDVLRDPRRLWERRRRHTDFLRVRVGTGMAPGRPLHLAEQGTALTPTDPFMQSEAETVIRRFENIPDMPFTLPLDMTGNISVVGEREDAMRLVRALIAQFGVFHAPEDAGLAVAYPEENADDWSWLLWFPQVLDPQRREAGVAARLIAPTPRDLGVLLSDELRSRSDFASEVRRGMGRREAYQMLRRLLVIHDTHGEVATELVRPDHTVAPAALGVTVLHLVSRQIDEPSDVDLRVTVKGDEVVVEDLRPTDPVITSGTLDDVSPATLTGLARMLAPLRLSPESIEETAQEGGRVDFPAMMGVRDPGNMDVQRLWAPRSERAFLRVPIGVDEMGQPLVLDLKESAQLGMGPHGLCVGATGSGKSEMLRTLVLALAASHSPERVSMVLVDYKGGATFAPFEDMPHVAGMITNLEDDAALIERVHASLSGEVQRRQQMLRDAGNVPNIGDYTHKREKDPGLPPMPHLLVIIDEFGELLTARPDFIELFLSIGRIGRSIGVHLLLSSQRIEGGKLRGLDTYLSYRLGLRTFSEEESRTVLNTPDAFHLPSLPGFGYLKVDTTVYQRFKAGYVSGAYRGPVVEEEEEDEGQTPSPRLYTAYNPPPEEEEKPKPDEGSNMPSRTTGPTLLDVLVNQLGRHGEPTRAVWLPPLPDATTLDAVAGAPEETEHGLSLPGERPALHVPIGILDDATRQWQGEWLLDLTASGGHVAVIGGPQSGKTTLMRTLVMSLALTHTPEQVSVYCLDMLGGGLQALSGLPHVGGVAVRTDLERVRRTMEEIRGMLEHREEVFRERGIDSIEQLRRRHARGEVPELASADIVLCVDGYGALRKDFEDVETIVNELLQRGGGYGIHVVGAMLRWNDVRMAAQSNFGQKVELHLNSPTDSSIERKLAETIKEGAFGRALTSSKLFAQTALPRFDGVADADDIGEAVEQAVRAIDRSWKGPRAPEVRVLPHLLSVRTLPGKEETPRTVPIGLDERALRPVELDLPEKDHNLLILGDGESGKTNLLRMIAEGLVERYAPGEIVFAIMDPRRSLRDLVPKDYVGGYATNAKVCSGLAKGVASELENRMPQDGDADSTEPGSFSGPRVVVIADDYDVLTTAGQKPLSPFVPYISNGPDIGLHIVIARRVAGASRGMYDPLLQSMREVGSSALLMSGDRGEGQIFPRVYASPLPPGRGRWMPRGRTPHLIQTALRDQP
- a CDS encoding TNT domain-containing protein is translated as MGRDYDNQLLESVAVRRQRLREAVLFGGKRTKRRLDENLGKITISACLAAVACAGTVGWSFVSNTISNQRLEREQAATGPVENAIPPTPGDWVGEEVGFTMLVDELERADVPEDLYVLPGEPRPDPGTVSSYYLVTRDEEGYLSLFVMDFDQGRPVMDFYGEDEAARWLFRELATTEDEPRTLSSADEGAAEEASAELIEEVHGGLEQRNAESYLHTLVPGDTLDAFGPESGRYLFPDGVPFAERGLPDYVRTGAEDEDLYHRYRVVHPFQVTATTAPAEGDNPGGGIRFTLDTAGFAEVPPAPTLRWLIGQGYVERVSVDTIPD
- a CDS encoding DUF6507 family protein yields the protein MSSWDIDPVGISIALTNVQTDLGAGEEGGGLSESAGRVDDQLDRALMTAKSALVEVELMRFMNQVQTQTSNIFLHGLSCVTAAGEATQLYIDGDQEMALESQKTAGNIENLGLEEEAG